TTTCAAACAGATGGATTTGGGCGTTTTAACCGAAAATGGGTTTCACCATTTGGTAAAAATATTTATTGCACTTTGCTTGAAGTGATTGAACTAGATATATCAAAACTAAATGGATTATCTTTGGTTGTTGCGATGAGCATAGCTAAAATACTAAAAAGACTTGACTTAGATGCTAAATTAAAATGGCCAAATGATATTTTTATCAATGATAAAAAAATAGCTGGAGTAATTATAAATATCTCAGCAGAGGTAAATGATAGAGCTAAGTTATTTATAGGTTGTGGTATAAATGTCAATATGCAATATAATCAAGAAATCTCTAAAAAATGGACTTCAATAAAGCTAGAATCTCAAAAACATGCTAATAGGACTAATTTACTTATACAGCTAATAAAAGCTATCAGAAAGGATTTAACTATCTTTATTCAAGAGGGTTTTTGTTATTTTAAACAAGAGTTTGAAAAATTCAATTATCTAAAAAATAAACAGTTTTCATTAAAGTTAGCTGATAAAAATTTTGATAATTGCAAATATCTAGGTTTATCTCAGCGTGGAGAGATAATTATTGAAAATCAACAAGGAAGTCAATCATTTTCATCAGGAGATATCAGCATATTAGCTAATTCTATAAAATCTAAATAGTCAGCTTTTTGTGCTATTTTTACACTACATTTATAATTTGATAATTCTTGTATAGTTTTTATTTGTTCATCTATAAATTCAATGTTTTGGTTACTACAATTAGCTATCCAAGCAGCTAGTTTAATATTGTGTCTATTAAGCTCATTAATTGTCAGTAGCATATGATTAATACAACCAACTTTGATAGCTGATACAAGTATTACTGGTATTTGAAGTGCCTTTATCAAATCAAGTTGAGTTAATTGATTTGAATATGGAGTTAGTAGCCCACCAGCACCTTCAATAAGAATAATATCTAGATTATAGTTATATTTATCCTCGATAAACTGCTTAAGCTTTGCGATAGAAATATCTACACCAGTTTTTGCCGCGATTATGTGAGGAGCAACAGCTTGTTCAAACGATATTAGATTTATTTCTTGAGGTGAGAATTTGTTATTATAAGCTTTTAAGATGTTTTCTACATCTTCACAAATATTTGAAAAGCGACTTTTACCAGATGCTACAGGCTTCAAGCAAAGTGACTGGATATTTTGTGATTCATAGGCTTTGATAAGCTTAGTTGAAATGTATGTTTTTCCTACTTCTGTATCTGTACCAATAATAAAAAATTTTTTCATAAATTATTCCTTAAAACAGATAAATATGCCGACATGATAGCTAAGGTTAAACTGGCTTGGATTTAAGCAGAGTTTTTTTATACTTTTATAATTCTGCTTATTTTTGTCACCAATATAAGTATTAACACCAGTAGATTTTAAATGCTTGGCTAACTCGCGAAAATTGTTAAAATTAATATCTAAATACAAATCTTGCTGATATAAACATTTTAGCTTAGCCTTTTTGATAAAATCTAAAATATCATTGATATTGTGCATTTTATTTATTCTTAAAATATCTTTTATTTGATGGAAGTTATTATCAAGGACAATACTAAATGCAAGAATGGCACGATTATTTAATTTGTTTGAGATATTTTTAATTAGTAGTTCAAGATTTTGGCTCCATTGAAATGACATATTTGAAAAGACTAAGTCATAATTACCACTAATCAGCTCCAAATCTTTATCAAAATTAAGCTTAAAAGTATTTATGTTATCGATATTAGCTGAGTTTTTAGGTAATACGATATCACAAACATCAATTTTATTAGCGCAAAAAATTTTACTTAACTCTAATGGTTCAGAAAAATCGCGCACGCCCAAATTTAGAATTGTATCAGTATGGTTATAATTAACTAACTTTGAGTGATTAATTGTTTGTACTAAAAGTAACTGGCGAACCTGATTTTGGACCGTAGAATTTTTAGAGTATCCATAAGCTTTTGAAAAGTTACTTTTAACTTGATCATATATATTCATGATGAACCTCTTTTGAGATAATTTCTAAAGCTTGTTTTATCTGCTCAAAAGTATTATTACTGTGAAGTGAAAATCTTAATATTGCCTGATTTTTAGCAACAGTAGGGTATCTAAAACAGGATACTACTATTTTCTTTTCATAGAGTTTATTTTTTAGTTGTATTGCTAAATTAGCATCATTTATAGATATGCTTCTAATAGCAGAGAAATCTTTAGATACTAGTTTAAGGTTTTTTACGTCACATAAGTCATTAAAAAGTTCGATATTCTCGTAGAGTTTAGTTCTATTAATATCAGCGTTAGCTAGATTTTCTAATTGTAAAATCGCTGCTTTTAAGATTAGTGGTGGTAGTGCCGTGGTATAAATATAGTTTCGAGCAAACTGGATTAAATACTCAGCAATTGTCTGTGTAGTACAGACTACAGCACCAACTCCGCCAAATGCTTTACCTAAGGGAAAAACACTAATAGGACAGCTTTTATAACTTAATTGATATTTATTAATAGCACCTCTACCATTTTTACCCAAAACACCAAAACTATGTGCTTCATCAACTATTAGTTTATCAGTAGTAATTCTTGTTAGTTTATCTAATTGAGTAATTGTTCCAGAAGTACTAAAGACCCCCTCTGTAATTATAAAACTTTTATCATCATAAATATCTTTTAGCTGATTTAATTGCTGATGCTTATATCTTCTGAGTTTAGCTTGTGAAAGTTTGATACCATCAAGGATAGAAGCATGGATATACTTATCAGCAAAGATTGTATCGTATTTACTAAACAAAGTTGCATAAATAGCTAAGTTTGCCATAAAACCTGAGCTAAAAAATATAGCCCTAGGATAGTTAACAAATTTTGCAAATTCTTGCTCAAATTGTTGAGTTTCATCGGTATAGCCGCAGACGATATTAGATCCTTTACTACCGAAACCATATTTATCAAATCCAGTCATTATTGCTTGCTTTAGATTATTAGCTGTAGATAAGTTAAGGTAATCACTAGTCGTAAAATCTATAATAGAGTCATCTTTTACAAAAGGAGTTAACTCTCTTAATAAATTATCTTTTTGATATTGGATATATTTATCTTGTAAATTTAGCATAATTCAGTATTAGATTCTAAGCCAAGTTTAGCCAATAAAAAGTTATCAGAGTTAACCGTAGCATTATTTTCTGTAAGTAACTTATTACCATAAAATATTGAGTTGATACCAGCAAGGAAACAAAGTGTTTGAGTTTCCATAGACATATTTTCTCTACCAGCAGATAGCCTTAGGCGAGCTTGTGGAAAGAGTATCCTTGTAGTAGCGATAAATCTGACTAGCTCAAAACTATCGATCTGAGCCTGAGCGTACTTATCTCCTAAAGGTGTACCTTTGACAGGTATTAGAGTATTAATAGGAATACTTTTTGGTGGTGAAGGTAGTTGTAATAACTCTAGTAATAAATTAAATCTATCATCTAAAGATTCCCCCATACCTAAGATGCCACCACAACAGACATTTATATCAGCATTGGCAACATTTCTTATAGTTTCAATTCTTTCATCAAATTTACGTGTGGTAATTATTTCGGGATAAAATTCTCTTGAAGTATCTAGATTATGATTATAATAATCTAGCCCAGCCTTTTTTAGTTTAGTTGCTTCATCAGCATTGATACTGCCTAAAGTTACACATGTTTCTAAACCAAGTTTTTTTACCGCTGTAATAATTTCAGCAACTTTATCTAAATCTTTTTTAGGAATATTTTTCCAAGCTGCACCCATACAAAATCTTTTTGAACCACTATTTTTAGCTTGCCTTGCTTCAGCTATAATAGTTTCAGTATCAAGCAGTTTATGCTTTTCAATATTAGTATTATAATGACCACTTTGAGGGCAGTATTTACAATCTTCAGGACATGCGCCAGTTTTGATACTCTTTAATGAACAAAGTTCTATATCATTACCAAAATTTTTATTATGGGTTTCTAAAGCTTTTAGAATTAGTTCTGTTAATGGTCTAGTATAAATTTCTTTGATTTGTTGTAAACTCATTTTTATTTTTTAGGTGTATTTTGTAGTTGTAAAGTATTCTATAACTTGTATACAATTTATGTCAACTTAAAACTAGCAAATAGGTTTACAATGAAATATAGTACAAATATTTGGCACCCATGCACGCAAATGAAAGATTTTGAAAAAGTTCCACCATTGCACATTGTTAAAACCGAAGGTAATTATTTATATACTCAAGCTGGTCACAAAATTTTTGATGCTATATCTAGTTGGTGGTGTAAATCATTAGGGCATCGTCATCCATATATCATAGATAATTTAAAGCAACAGTTGGATAAATTTGAGCATACTATCTTTGCTAATACAACTAATGATGAAGTTGAGCGTTTTAGCAAAAGAATATGCAAATTAACAGCAATGGATAAAACCTTATATGCTGCTGATGGTTCATCTGCAGTTGAAATTGCTCTAAAGATGACTATACATCTAAGACAGTTACGTAAACAATCAGATAAAATAAACTTTGCATCTCTTGAAAACTCTTATCATGGTGAAACTTTGGCAACTATGAGTGTTAGTGACTGTGGACTGTACTCTGAGCCATATAAGGTGTTATTATTTGATAGCTTAAAACTAAAGAATATCCCTTATGTTACTGGCAAGAGTGATCCTTTATGGTTAAACGCTGAGAATCATTGGATAAAATCAAAAAAATATCTTGAGCAGCATAAGGAGTCTATAAATGCTCTAATAGTTGAGCCCATCTGTCAAGGTGCAGGTGGTATGTTATTGTATAGTAAAGATTATCTAAACAAATTATGCAATTGGTGCAGAGATAATGATATCTACATTATTTTTGATGAGATAATGACTGGAGTAGGGCGATTGGGTAAATTATTTGCCTTAGATTATTTAGATATTAATCCTGATTTTTTATGTATTTCAAAAGGCATAACATCTGGAGTGATACCTTTTAGTGTTACTCTAACAAAAAATAACTACTATGATATGTTTTATAACGATAAAGTATCAGAGGCATTTTTACATTCGCATACTCATAGTGGTAATGTCTTAGGTGTAGTCGCAGCAAATAGCGTTTTAGATGTATTTGAACAACAAAACATTTTAGCTAATGTTACAACATTAGAATCGTATATGTTAGCAGCATTTTTAGAAATAAATAATCAAATTAATATTTTTAAGAATATTCGTAACCTTGGTGGAATAATTGCCACTGATTTGAATGTCACAAAAAATAGATTTGGCTTTGATGTCTATAAAGAAGCTATACAGTTAGGAGTATTGCTTAGACCGTTAGGTAATACAATCTATTGGTTACCTCCACTTAATAGCACATTAGAAGATATTGATTCACTCAAGCAAGTTACCAAACAGGCTATTATAAATGCTCTTAAAAAAATTTAGTAAAAATTATTTCTTTTTATTATTAAAGTATTCTCTATCAGCTATATATATCGTTTTATTCGCTTTTGCATAAATATTATTATCAGTATCTTCATAGCAAACTGGTAGGCTAATCACAGACTTGTTTTTAGTTATCACATCTTGCTTTATCTTAGTGATAGTTTGTTGCGATAATAGAAATCTTGCATAGACATGTTTTGTAATTGGCTTAAGATAGTCGATATTTGCTGATAAGTCCCAGACAACATAACCATCTCCAAGAATATTACACAATTGTAATGGATAGATTGGATCTAGTGAGGAATATATCGCACCACCAAAGCCGGTACCATGATAATTTTTAGTATTCTCTGTCAGATTAAATTTCAAATGTACTTCAAGAAAATCATCTGATACAAAAACTATCTCGCCACCAGTTACTACAAAAGCAGGTAATTCGTTAAATCTTTTAATAAGTTGTTCTGATCGTTCACCAGCCTTTTTATTTGTTTTAAAAATTGGAGTCATAACCTTACTAGTATTGTTATCTTTTATTAATAAATTCAATCACCTTATCTAAAGCAATTTGAGGATTTGGTAACGGACTAATACCAAGTATCCCCATAAAACCATGGAACATCTCATCATCATAATGTGTTTCAACTAAAGTTCCTTGTTGTTTTAGCTTTTCTTCATAAGCATAGATACCATCTATTAAGATATCATGAGTAGCTGCTACAATTAAAGTGTCAGGCTGTTTTGTGTTTTCATAGAACAGTGGAGATACAGTAGGTTGTCTAAGTTTTTTAGGTTCTGACATAATATCCTCACTTATATAGGCTTTGAGGAATAATTCACACCATTGCGTAGTTAGATGATACTTGTGTTCATCAAATTTGTTATTACTATTATATTTAGTATACATATCAACAGCAGGGTAAACCAAAATTTGTGCTTTAGGTATATTTTGTTGGCGTTCATGACAGATTATAGTTACAAGATTGCCTCCAGCACTATCGCCCATAACAAAAATATTTTCAGCTGCTATATTAAAATTGTTGGTATTTTGATATAACCAGTCATAAGCATATAAAGCATGCTCAACTGCTGCTGGATATTTCTGCTCAGGAGCTAAACCATACTCTAGTGAGAAGATATTAAAATTACCTTGATCGCATAGATACCTACAGACATGATCATAAGTATTTATCGAACCTAAACACCAACCTCCACCGTGGATAAAAAGTACCGCTTTATCACTAGCTTTCTTAGGTTGATAATGCCTTAAGATTGTATTATTCTCTAGTTTGATATCTTCTTCGATAATATCAGGGCGTGGTAAACGCTTAATCTGTTCGACAGAAAGGTTAGTAAAAAATTCACGCTGCTCAGTTAAATCAAGGTTTTTTATTTTTCTGATTTCAGGGGTATCTAATAATGCTGCTAAACTTGGATGATATGGCATTGTATTTCCTATTAAATTTTATGTACTCTTATAATTTCAATATCTAATTTTTCTAACTTTCGCGAAAGTTCTCTTGTAGCACGATCTAAGGTTGCTAGATTACTATCTTTGGCTAAACCTAAAACGGATGGTTTGCGTGAGTGACCAACCAATGCTTTTAGATCTAGTCTTTGTTTTATTTTAACTATATTTTCTAATAAGTAATTAGCTGTATCTGCTTTTTTGCCAAAACCAAAGCCAACATCAAAGAAAATATTTTCTTTTGCCACTCCTTGATTTAGAAGTACAAGTTGCTTTTGCTCTATATATTCACAAACGCTATCTATAGCATTGTCTTTGGCAAGGTATTGACCTCTAGCTGCGATACCTAAATTATGAGTTATAACATATTTTTTATTGTATTTAGTAATTAATTGGGCTTTTTGCTCAATATCGTTACATTCAACATCATTTATCATCCAGATAATATCATGATGCTTTGCGAGAATTTGGTGCATTACAGCTAGCTTGCGTGTATCAATGCTAACTAATGGTTTATAAGTTAAATTTGTAAGTTGTGATTTGAGATATTCTAAGAATTTATCTAATTTATCAAATTCTTCTCCAATCATTATAGGTTTAGCACCAGGTTTAGTTGATTCAGCACCGATATCAATAATCTCAGCGCCATTTTTTATAAGCTCATCAAGTTTTAATTTACGCTGATCATCATCAAAAACACCATCTGAAAAAGATTGATTTGACAGATTAACAATACCCATACGCATTGTATTTGCAAGAGTTTGCTTAAGTTTTACTATCTCCCCCAGTTCTTTTAACCTTATATTAAGATCCCATTCGACATATTTAGGATGATGCCAGCCTTTAGATAATTCTAATAAAGGCGCTAAAGCAAAATTCCGATTAATTAACTCTTTATGTGGAATTGTAAGCTTATCTGTTTCTAGAATTAAATCTTCAGCGGCGAGAATATCCAAATCAATTACCCGAGGTGACCATATAGGAGCATCAAGATCTCTACCTATTTTTGTTTCTATATCTTTTAAAACTACTAAAAGCTCTTCAGGCTTTAGTGAAGAGCTAATTTTCACAGCGGTATTTAAAAATCTAATATCCCATTCTTTGGGAGCGCCTTCCTTAAGAACAGCCTTACTACTATATAAGCTTGCTTTTCTTATAATTCTTATATTTTGCTGTGAGGCTAGTGCAGCTATCGCTAGATGGATATTTTCAAGTACAAAACCAATATTTGTTCCAATTCCTATAATATATTGCACATTAATTCCTAATAATAAAAGAAGCAGAACATATCTGTGAAACTGGGGGCTTTTTGATAATTTTCAAGTATTTGATAGTTATATCACTATAGTTTTTTTCAATAAATAGATAAATTTGTTTAGCTAAGTATTCTATAAGATTACAGCTAATACCATCACAAAATTGCTGGATATTATTTCTTAGAGTATAGTAACAAATAGTTTCTTCAAGATTATCACTATTACTAGCAATATAATCTTGATTAAATTCTAGCTCTAAATCGAGAGTAATCTTTTGTTTATAAGCTCTTTCTTGTTCTGAGCAGCCTAAACTTACATATATCTCAACACCACTTAAAAATAAAGATTGTTTCATTTTGTAGATAAATTTACAGGTAAATTTTTATATTTAAGATATTATATCAGTAAATACTTAGATAATTAATTGCTATAAAAATGAAACAGCTTAGTGAGTTTTTAGCAAATATTAAAAATTATGGTAAAAATAATTATATTTTCTTTGAGAATAGAAGATATAACTATGCTGAAATTCTCCAAAGCTC
This Francisella opportunistica DNA region includes the following protein-coding sequences:
- a CDS encoding biotin--[acetyl-CoA-carboxylase] ligase, which encodes MNKTQSQILTFLDDKKYVSGESIAQKLGISRAAVSKNIKALKDNYQINVYSNPKVGYLLEEKLDLIKVDELTKVFENVNYFYSINSTSKYAIEHQNNFCNNEIFISEFQTDGFGRFNRKWVSPFGKNIYCTLLEVIELDISKLNGLSLVVAMSIAKILKRLDLDAKLKWPNDIFINDKKIAGVIINISAEVNDRAKLFIGCGINVNMQYNQEISKKWTSIKLESQKHANRTNLLIQLIKAIRKDLTIFIQEGFCYFKQEFEKFNYLKNKQFSLKLADKNFDNCKYLGLSQRGEIIIENQQGSQSFSSGDISILANSIKSK
- the bioD gene encoding dethiobiotin synthase is translated as MKKFFIIGTDTEVGKTYISTKLIKAYESQNIQSLCLKPVASGKSRFSNICEDVENILKAYNNKFSPQEINLISFEQAVAPHIIAAKTGVDISIAKLKQFIEDKYNYNLDIILIEGAGGLLTPYSNQLTQLDLIKALQIPVILVSAIKVGCINHMLLTINELNRHNIKLAAWIANCSNQNIEFIDEQIKTIQELSNYKCSVKIAQKADYLDFIELANMLISPDEND
- a CDS encoding biotin synthase translates to MNIYDQVKSNFSKAYGYSKNSTVQNQVRQLLLVQTINHSKLVNYNHTDTILNLGVRDFSEPLELSKIFCANKIDVCDIVLPKNSANIDNINTFKLNFDKDLELISGNYDLVFSNMSFQWSQNLELLIKNISNKLNNRAILAFSIVLDNNFHQIKDILRINKMHNINDILDFIKKAKLKCLYQQDLYLDINFNNFRELAKHLKSTGVNTYIGDKNKQNYKSIKKLCLNPSQFNLSYHVGIFICFKE
- a CDS encoding aminotransferase class I/II-fold pyridoxal phosphate-dependent enzyme, giving the protein MLNLQDKYIQYQKDNLLRELTPFVKDDSIIDFTTSDYLNLSTANNLKQAIMTGFDKYGFGSKGSNIVCGYTDETQQFEQEFAKFVNYPRAIFFSSGFMANLAIYATLFSKYDTIFADKYIHASILDGIKLSQAKLRRYKHQQLNQLKDIYDDKSFIITEGVFSTSGTITQLDKLTRITTDKLIVDEAHSFGVLGKNGRGAINKYQLSYKSCPISVFPLGKAFGGVGAVVCTTQTIAEYLIQFARNYIYTTALPPLILKAAILQLENLANADINRTKLYENIELFNDLCDVKNLKLVSKDFSAIRSISINDANLAIQLKNKLYEKKIVVSCFRYPTVAKNQAILRFSLHSNNTFEQIKQALEIISKEVHHEYI
- the bioB gene encoding biotin synthase BioB, encoding MSLQQIKEIYTRPLTELILKALETHNKNFGNDIELCSLKSIKTGACPEDCKYCPQSGHYNTNIEKHKLLDTETIIAEARQAKNSGSKRFCMGAAWKNIPKKDLDKVAEIITAVKKLGLETCVTLGSINADEATKLKKAGLDYYNHNLDTSREFYPEIITTRKFDERIETIRNVANADINVCCGGILGMGESLDDRFNLLLELLQLPSPPKSIPINTLIPVKGTPLGDKYAQAQIDSFELVRFIATTRILFPQARLRLSAGRENMSMETQTLCFLAGINSIFYGNKLLTENNATVNSDNFLLAKLGLESNTELC
- the bioA gene encoding adenosylmethionine--8-amino-7-oxononanoate transaminase translates to MKYSTNIWHPCTQMKDFEKVPPLHIVKTEGNYLYTQAGHKIFDAISSWWCKSLGHRHPYIIDNLKQQLDKFEHTIFANTTNDEVERFSKRICKLTAMDKTLYAADGSSAVEIALKMTIHLRQLRKQSDKINFASLENSYHGETLATMSVSDCGLYSEPYKVLLFDSLKLKNIPYVTGKSDPLWLNAENHWIKSKKYLEQHKESINALIVEPICQGAGGMLLYSKDYLNKLCNWCRDNDIYIIFDEIMTGVGRLGKLFALDYLDINPDFLCISKGITSGVIPFSVTLTKNNYYDMFYNDKVSEAFLHSHTHSGNVLGVVAANSVLDVFEQQNILANVTTLESYMLAAFLEINNQINIFKNIRNLGGIIATDLNVTKNRFGFDVYKEAIQLGVLLRPLGNTIYWLPPLNSTLEDIDSLKQVTKQAIINALKKI
- a CDS encoding PaaI family thioesterase, with the translated sequence MTPIFKTNKKAGERSEQLIKRFNELPAFVVTGGEIVFVSDDFLEVHLKFNLTENTKNYHGTGFGGAIYSSLDPIYPLQLCNILGDGYVVWDLSANIDYLKPITKHVYARFLLSQQTITKIKQDVITKNKSVISLPVCYEDTDNNIYAKANKTIYIADREYFNNKKK
- the bioJ gene encoding pimeloyl-ACP methyl ester esterase BioJ, with the protein product MPYHPSLAALLDTPEIRKIKNLDLTEQREFFTNLSVEQIKRLPRPDIIEEDIKLENNTILRHYQPKKASDKAVLFIHGGGWCLGSINTYDHVCRYLCDQGNFNIFSLEYGLAPEQKYPAAVEHALYAYDWLYQNTNNFNIAAENIFVMGDSAGGNLVTIICHERQQNIPKAQILVYPAVDMYTKYNSNNKFDEHKYHLTTQWCELFLKAYISEDIMSEPKKLRQPTVSPLFYENTKQPDTLIVAATHDILIDGIYAYEEKLKQQGTLVETHYDDEMFHGFMGILGISPLPNPQIALDKVIEFINKR
- the folK gene encoding 2-amino-4-hydroxy-6-hydroxymethyldihydropteridine diphosphokinase — translated: MQYIIGIGTNIGFVLENIHLAIAALASQQNIRIIRKASLYSSKAVLKEGAPKEWDIRFLNTAVKISSSLKPEELLVVLKDIETKIGRDLDAPIWSPRVIDLDILAAEDLILETDKLTIPHKELINRNFALAPLLELSKGWHHPKYVEWDLNIRLKELGEIVKLKQTLANTMRMGIVNLSNQSFSDGVFDDDQRKLKLDELIKNGAEIIDIGAESTKPGAKPIMIGEEFDKLDKFLEYLKSQLTNLTYKPLVSIDTRKLAVMHQILAKHHDIIWMINDVECNDIEQKAQLITKYNKKYVITHNLGIAARGQYLAKDNAIDSVCEYIEQKQLVLLNQGVAKENIFFDVGFGFGKKADTANYLLENIVKIKQRLDLKALVGHSRKPSVLGLAKDSNLATLDRATRELSRKLEKLDIEIIRVHKI
- a CDS encoding dihydroneopterin aldolase, with the translated sequence MKQSLFLSGVEIYVSLGCSEQERAYKQKITLDLELEFNQDYIASNSDNLEETICYYTLRNNIQQFCDGISCNLIEYLAKQIYLFIEKNYSDITIKYLKIIKKPPVSQICSASFIIRN